In Ignavibacteriales bacterium, the sequence TTGATCCTGTGGTTCAGAAGCACTTTTTCCTGGACCATTGAACGCCCAAAGCAATCCAAAACAGAGTACAACAAGAATGCTTAGAACGAGTAAACCTTTGATTTTCATAACTACCTCCTGTTATTTGTAAGAAGCGTTTGAAAAATTATTCCCGTGCACTGGCGTTTCCAGGAACGCGAGAAGGAACTATGAATAAAATGGATTGCACCTTATAAGTAGAAGGTACTGCATTTCATGTGTAAAGCAAAGTCTTCATATATGATACGCGCAACTATGAAATTGGTTTCCAGCTCAGGTACTTTTTACCTATATTTGTATGAAGTGTAATTGCTAAGTTTAATTCTTTTACTTTGCAAACCGTTCATTATCCTGCAAATTAATGTGATATTTTGCTGGTGTAAAAGATATCAGTAAAAGAACTATTTTTTAATAGGAAATTTCCTACGTTCTTCCGGTGTGCTGGATTGTTAATTGATAAACCGGTATACCTTACGCTGGATAGCTTCTGTGCTTAGTAGTTTTTCAAGGAATGCAAGCGGTCCCAGTTCTAATCTATTGTGACTTCTGAAAAATTCGATGTTAATATCATTATGAGACACGACAAAGAATCTAATGTTTTAGCTTGAAAATAAAGTATAGGTTCTGTACTGTGCCCAGAGTTACAGTAGACGAACAAATTTTCGGATATATTCATTAGATAGTATACCGCTCACGAAATCGTTATGTTATCACTTGAACATATTACTATTCAATTTGGAGAACGTTCGCTGTTTGAAGATGTGACAGCGACTATTGGTCCGCGAGACCGTATAGGACTGGTCGGTTCAAACGGCAGCGGTAAATCTACACTTTTGAAAGCAATAGTTGGTATTCAGCAAACCGATGTTGGAACTATCAATAAAGCGCAATATGTAACCGTCGGGTACCTGCCGCAAGATGGTGTCACCGCCTTCGGCTGCACTTTGTACCAAGAATCAGAGACTGCTTTTGAAGATGTACTGCAAGTCCAACGCGAACTCGATGACGCACACCAACAACTCACAACACTCGATCCTTCCGGCAGCGACTTTGCAGACACGCTGGAAGTATTAGGTGAACTCCAACATAAATTAGAAGACCTCGATGCCTATCGGATGAAATCCAAAATCGAACGCATTCTTATGGGACTTGGATTTTCCATACATGATTTCGAGCGCATGACGGAGGAGTTCAGCGGCGGCTGGCAGATGCGTATCGCACTTGCGAAATTACTTTTAAAAGAACCCAATGTCCTCCTCCTTGATGAACCGACAAATCATCTCGATATTGAAACGCTCCAATGGCTGGAAGAATATCTCCACCAGTATAACGGCGCCATCATGCTTGTCTCGCACGACCGCACTTTTCTCGACAATCTTACGACGAAAACATTTTCACTCAGCCGCGGCAAATTCGAAAGCTATGCCGGCAATTACTCTTTCTATGAAACAGAGCGCGAAGTACGCAAAGAACTTTTGGTAAGCCAGCTCAAGAACCAACAGCAGCACATCAAACAAACACAAGAATTTATAGATCGATTCCGGTACAAGGCAACCAAGGCGCGCCAGGTACAAAGCCGGATCAAACAGTTGGAAAAGATTGATATCGTGGAAGTAGAAAGTGAAGAAGACGAAATCCATTTTCATTTTCCACCGCCACAGCAAAGCGGGCGGGTCGTGATGGAATTAAACAATATCGGCAAACACTACGGCGCCTTAGAGGTTTTCAATAACCTTGATTACAAAGTTGAACGAGGTGATCGTATCGCAATCGTCGGCGTCAACGGCGCTGGTAAATCAACACTATCGAGAATTCTTGCCGGCGTAGAATCCTACGACGCAGGCGAGCGCATTATTGGTTACAATGTCGTACCATCGTACTTCGCACAAGATCAAGCGGAGGAACTCGACCTCACCAAGGACGTACTGCAAACGGTTGAGGAATCTGCAGGAACAGAAACTCGCGCACAGCTTCGTACACTTCTTGGTTCCTTTCTTTTTCACGGCGATGATGTTTTTAAGAGCGTCTCCGTTCTTTCCGGCGGTGAGAAGAGCAGGCTTGCGTTGGCAAAAATGCTGCTGCAGCCGGCAAACTTTCTGATCATGGACGAGCCGACGAATCATCTTGACATGAAATCAAAACGTGTGCTGCAGGAAGCTCTGTCAAAGTATGAAGGCACGTTCGCCATTGTATCGCATGACCGTGCTTTTCTCGATCCCATCGTCAACAAGGTTTTAGAAGTGAAACCCGGTTTGCTCAGAACGTTCCTTGGCAATCTCTCCGATTATATCATAAAGAAAAAAGAGGAACGCCAACAAGCAGTTCAGAATATTGAAAAGTTAGATGCGCCTCCGTCCGACGAAACACAGACGACATGGCAAGAACAACAAAAACGCCGCAAGAGCATTGCTCGCGATG encodes:
- a CDS encoding ABC-F family ATP-binding cassette domain-containing protein, with product MLSLEHITIQFGERSLFEDVTATIGPRDRIGLVGSNGSGKSTLLKAIVGIQQTDVGTINKAQYVTVGYLPQDGVTAFGCTLYQESETAFEDVLQVQRELDDAHQQLTTLDPSGSDFADTLEVLGELQHKLEDLDAYRMKSKIERILMGLGFSIHDFERMTEEFSGGWQMRIALAKLLLKEPNVLLLDEPTNHLDIETLQWLEEYLHQYNGAIMLVSHDRTFLDNLTTKTFSLSRGKFESYAGNYSFYETEREVRKELLVSQLKNQQQHIKQTQEFIDRFRYKATKARQVQSRIKQLEKIDIVEVESEEDEIHFHFPPPQQSGRVVMELNNIGKHYGALEVFNNLDYKVERGDRIAIVGVNGAGKSTLSRILAGVESYDAGERIIGYNVVPSYFAQDQAEELDLTKDVLQTVEESAGTETRAQLRTLLGSFLFHGDDVFKSVSVLSGGEKSRLALAKMLLQPANFLIMDEPTNHLDMKSKRVLQEALSKYEGTFAIVSHDRAFLDPIVNKVLEVKPGLLRTFLGNLSDYIIKKKEERQQAVQNIEKLDAPPSDETQTTWQEQQKRRKSIARDVRAAKKKVEEAEALIHQLETRKKEVEVLLANPDFYKNGAEAKLISAEYKDVQIQIEKAYAYWSDLIHQLDQVEKDV